Proteins encoded by one window of Engraulis encrasicolus isolate BLACKSEA-1 chromosome 21, IST_EnEncr_1.0, whole genome shotgun sequence:
- the LOC134437740 gene encoding titin-like isoform X1, which translates to MAFPVDILTTVDYESLEQSSKDYMSKLLYRKADSPEYLQLSDSKKVEIGLCNVSFVPIHGTDVTHKILALFTLEDPFTAVGLYLQEKWWPVEDVLKTSDADREGILEVRTLGERVVLYVLNRIVYRATEKSKNEVPFLCHSEDDFAKILWKNGEAIGFYSVKPEGSLCNSFLTQRYQLPVLDSMFVRKCHRGNGHGLQILEDFVDSFKSDCLGIKYPLSDAMYKVCGKYLSTYPADTELLWEVENFGSPFQRTRISNKVLDRSLREQADVSHDVSMEKAMTTMQETMEYTVEVVEKVVQIDRHVCSCKDVEETPVVAHSRSSKLRRKRLREEGSEATEENVSEKIIRVEKIKAGTDTPVEEPVVEDQPKDQDDEVLDAESSVMETKLDTEDNEVIKASDVTTKVIDKDGDEVIESSMELAEQPKDLPEQVSAVDVEDVQMEDEGEDRSQVVTTLTAEALEPSVDLPQTEEDETPKEKTDAGLTTPTTGENVEDVYDQQSSQDEIGTTTQESSAHEMGTDEAEGSPTVEKRVLRRRTAASRETSRRKSQRVSKSAVAESKAAPPAEETKEQKKEEKETAEESSGDEAPQRVLRGRTAVVKATPKRKSNRRSRKVAQTSSQQTTEGEEEAEKAAEDDQIKADDVEVQPEIATLVEEKDTAEEPSQPSDAPEASKEIPTQNTESQSQETEKEFTEDKDDSQEDSQVSQDENEAPQTSQRVLRGRTAAVKATPKRKSNRRSRKVAQTDSQQTTEGEEEAEKAEDDQQVKADDVEMQTESTTVVEEKDTTEEPSNAAVDQTEEKEAVSEESPVVAANEDTAKDEESQEMQSHEEAQETETTEKQIEDSTTDTVPEATEQDTNEKVDKPEEQSVEEAESNEKTAVDEPMEEAVAVEEKEPENIVTTEELPVEQEHTVETGVKLQKASVVLVDVNKVSSEPEVEAEGSLADDEDASGKPDKEAEDSQVSQDEDSQVSQDETEGKESSGHDKDTDEPEETPMVEKRVLRGRTAVSKATPKRKSQRVSKKAVEESTAPPPSEEAEPANEQKETAEESSEDDAPQTAQRVLRGRTAAVKATPKRKSKRRSRKVAQTDSQQTTEGEEEAEKAADDVEMQTESTTVVEEMQTESTTVVEEKDTTEEPTNAPEASEEMPAVDQTEEKQVVSEVSPVVAADEETAKDEGNQEMQSDEAAKETETTEKEIEETTTDTVPEAMEQDTNENVDKPEEVITVEEAEGGEKTDADEQMEEAVAMEGKESENQVTTEEPTVEEQTIETSVKLQKATVVLVDVNKVTSEPEVDAEGPLADDEDVSGEPDKEAEDSQVSQDEDSQVSQDETEGKESSGHEKDTDEPEETPSVEKRVLRGRTAVSKATPKRKSQRVSKKAVEESTAPPPSEEAEPAEEQKETAVESSEDDAPQTSQRVLRGRTAAVKATPKRKSKRRSRKVAQTDSQQTTEGEEEAEKADDDQQVKAADDVEMQTESTTVVEEMQIESTTVVEEKDTTEEPTNAPEASEPAVDQTEEKEAVSEESPVVAVDEETAKVEEAQEMQSDEAAQETETTEKQIEDITTDIVPEATEQDTNANVDKPEEVITVEEAEGGEKTDADEQMEQTVDVEEKESENQVTTEESPVEEEQTIKIGVKLQKATVVLVDVNKVASHPEIEAEGSLADDKDVSGKPDKEAEDSQVSQDEDSQVSQDETEGKESSGHDKDTDEPEENPTVEKRVQRGRTAVSKATPKRKSQRVSKKAVEESTASPPLEEAEPAEEQKETAVESSEDDAPQTSQRVLRGRTAAVKATPKRKSNRRSRKVAQTDSQQTTEGEEEAEKAEDDQQVKADDDVEMQTESTTVVEEKDTTEEPSTAPEASDEMPAVDQMEEKETVSEIAKDEESQEMQSDTTAKESETTEKQIEDLTTDTVPEAMEQDANENVEKLEKEITVEEAESGEKTDAVEQMEKEAEPAEEKKTAEENSEDEAPQTSQRVLRGRATAVKATPKRKSNRRSRKKVAQTDSQQTTEGEEEADKAEEPTQPSDAPEASEEIPPQDVSESESQVELPEDKNETAPAIDEPERKEAMSEEAPAVAGDEAQSSEMPPDDAAKETEAKLDAEPQIEDITTDTVPEAMGQDGNENVDTPDEDKTIAEVESGDKTDADEQMEEAVPVEEKQSENQTTTEEAPVNEDQTTDKDASSEQDKEAEDSQASQDEGSQASQDETEGKESSDHGMETDEPEETPIVEKRVLRGRTAVSKATPKRKSQRVSKKAVEEAEPAEEQKETAEESSEDEAPQTSQRVLRGRTAAVKATPKRKSNRRSRKVTQTDSQQTTEGEEEAEKADDQQVKADDNLEMQTESTTVVEEKDTTEEPTNATEASEPAVDQTEEKEAVSEESPVVAVDEETAKDEESQEMQSDEAAQETETTEKQIEAITTDTVPETVEQDANENVEHLEEEKTVEEAESGEKTDAVEQMEKEAEPAEEKETAEENSEDEAPQTSQRVLRGRATAVKATPKRKSNRRSRKVAQTDSQQTTDGEEEADKEAESQEAKADENIDIEPETVTQVEEKAVAENAEEKEEVVKGTVETSEDEAPQTSQRTLRGRTKAVKATPKRKSSRRSRRKVDYTEEEPEEEDEMEQLPANEQSGESTVPTVADDTDTVEEDKGDQEEAANEEQSIQEDIADKSMVLEISSDENTGDNETPGEAIDVDAPITEQQIQEGDTDAVSESVDKEDVEKPMEDEGESTEQLGDTPGKEDPAVTDEIDMAADEVTAEEPSPEKEDLSAQTVEDKDTAGDTDNTVPQTEKQDEEAVSQDEDSQVSQDEDSQVSQDETEVKESSDHDIEADEPEETSATETRVLRGRTKAVKATPKRKSSRRGRRSTRRTKAQESEDEAEEPEKVESPTPVEQSEDQAPTPAVEEEGAAEIQATQEEEKLTEEEQSTEATEHVEETVAEEACADENAPEEASAGEANLDQQQKSAAADEEQAEDLLTENVETNSDGDQAEVAAEVVADGELKTDTNDITEEKAEQEAVAEAETSPEGKSEMAPISSDPEDDTTKTQKAKPKRKRRAARSTRRQSKRVRKQEEDEPEEEEPEEEEPEEKDDVLNKSIESDTPIPEEPVTQDVEEERSEQMAHSTKESDQAEEPQDNCEAQEQEVTEEASSLNEEKVDEDELPPVVETTTDAEVQNEGHGDEKGKDDATEEEENSDAEPSSEKENEQETTETPAEEAAEEAGVEQAEASAVENSEANTESVETEGDEQISNNTPDTKEAAVEEEMAEEDDSSEEEDVLELRGRSVIQTPAKHSKKRAVEKETNVAKTTDKSTGEDDSSEEEDVIELRGRSVIQSPAKHSKKRAIEKDLDVETPAGKSTREKAQGKKRAKVEVDVTPVRRSSRKK; encoded by the exons ATGGCGTTCCCTGTGGATATCCTAACCACAGTGGACTATGAATCCCTGGAGCAGAGTTCGAAGGACTACATGTCCAAACTCCTTTATCGAAAGGCAGATTCACCTGAATACCTTCAACTGTCCGATTCCAAAAAG GTTGAAATAGGTCTCTGCAATGTGAGTTTTGTTCCTATCCATGGAACTGATGTAACACACAAAATCCTTGCTCTGTTCACACTTGAAGACCCATTCACAG CTGTGGGCCTGTACCTTCAGGAGAAGTGGTGGCCTGTGGAGGATGTCCTGAAAACCTCAGATGCTGACCGTGAAGGGATCCTTGAG GTTCGAACGCTTGGAGAGAGGGTGGTCCTCTATGTTCTCAACCGAATAGTCTACAGAGCAACAGAGAAAAGCAAGAATGAGGTGCCATTCCTCTGTCACAGTGAGGATGACTTTGCCAAAATTCTTTGGAAAAACGGAGAGGCCATTGGCTTCTACTCAGTCAAGCCAGAGG GCAGTTTATGTAACAGCTTCCTGACCCAGCGTTATCAGCTTCCTGTCTTGGATTCCATGTTTGTGCGAAAATGCCATCGTGGTAATGGCCATGGGCTTCAGATTCTGGAAGACTTTGTGGACTCCTTCAAGAGTGATTGCTTAGGCATCAAATATCCCCTTTCAGACGCAATGTATAAAG TTTGTGGCAAATATCTCAGCACTTACCCAGCAGACACAGAGTTGTTGTGGGAAGTGGAGAACTTCGGAAGCCCTTTTCAGAGAACTCGGATCTCCAATAAGGTCCTTGACAGGAGTCTTAGGGAGCAGGCCGATGTTAGCCATGATGTCTCCATGGAGAAGGCAATGACAACCATGCAGGAGACCATGGAATACACTGTAGAGGTTGTG GAAAAGGTTGTGCAGATTGACAGACATGTTTGCTCATGCAAAG aTGTGGAAGAAACACCTGTGGTGGCACACAGCAGGAGCAGCAAGCTAAGACGCAAAAGGCTGAGAGAAGAGGGCAGTGAGGCAACGGAGGAAAACGTCTCAGAGAAAATCATAAG GGTTGAAAAAATTAAAGCGGGAACTGACACTCCAGTCGAAGAGCCAGTGGTTGAAGATCAGCCTAAAGACCAAGATGATGAGGTTTTGGATGCTGAGTCTTCTGTGATGGAGACAAAACTGGACACCGAAGACAATGAGGTAATAAAG GCTTCAGATGTAACCACCAAAGTGATCGACAAAGATGGTGATGAGGTCATTGAGTCTTCAATGGAACTTGCAGAGCAGCCGAAGGACTTGCCAGAACAAGTGTCAGCTGTAGATGTAGAGGATGTGCAGATGGAAGATGAGGGTGAAGACAGGTCGCAGGTAGTTACCACTCTCACAGCAGAGGCGTTAGAGCCCTCCGTTGATTTACCACAAACGGAAGAAGACGAAACGCCAAAAGAGAAAACTGATGCTGGCTTAACCACACCAACAACTGGTGAAAATGTTGAAGATGTGTATGATCAACAGAGCTCACAAGATGAAATAGGAACAACAACGCAAGAGTCCTCAGCTCATGAAATGGGAACTGATGAAGCAGAAGGAAGCCCAACAGTTGAAAAACGAGTCCTTAGGAGGAGAACAGCAGCAAGCCGAGAAACATCCCGGCGCAAATCTCAAAGGGTAAGCAAATCAGCAGTGGCAGAAAGCAAAGCAGCTCCCCCTGCTGAGGAAAcaaaagaacagaagaaagaggagaaggagactgCTGAGGAAAGCTCGGGGGATGAAGCTCCTCAGAGAGTCCTCAGAGGAAGAACAGCAGTAGTCAAGGCCACACCCAAACGCAAGTCCAACAGAAGAAGCAGGAAAGTGGCCCAGACCAGCAGCCAACAAACAactgagggagaagaagaagctgaGAAAGCAGCAGAAGATGATCAAATCAAAGCAGATGATGTTGAGGTGCAGCCGGAAATCGCTACTCTTGTTGAAGAAAAGGACACTGCAGAAGAACCTTCTCAACCCAGTGATGCACCTGAAGCGTCAAAGGAAATCCCTACACAGAACACAGAGTCACAGAGTCAAGAGACAGAAAAGGAGTTTACTGAAGACAAAGATGATTCGCAAGAGGATTCGCAAGTCTCTCAGGATGAGAATGAAGCTCCACAGACCTCTCAGAGAGTCCTCAGAGGTAGAACTGCAGCAGTCAAGGCCACTCCTAAACGCAAATCCAACAGAAGAAGCAGGAAAGTGGCCCAAACCGACAGCCAACAAACAactgagggagaggaagaagctgAGAAAGCAGAAGATGATCAACAAGTCAAAGCAGATGATGTTGAAATGCAGACTGAATCTACAACTGTTGTAGAGGAAAAAGACACCACAGAAGAACCTTCTAATGCTGCAGTAGATCAGACGGAGGAAAAAGAGGCAGTGTCTGAAGAGTCTCCAGTTGTTGCAGCGAATGAAGATACTGCCAAAGATGAGGAAAGTCAAGAAATGCAGTCTCATGAAGAGGCCCAAGAAACTGAAACCACTGAAAAGCAGATTGAAGACTCAACTACAGACACAGTTCCAGAAGCAACGGAGCAAGATACTAATGAAAAGGTGGACAAACCAGAAGAACAATcagtagaggaggcagagagTAACGAAAAAACAGCTGTTGATGAACCAATGGAAGAAGCTGTAGCTGTGGAGGAAAAGGAACCTGAAAATATAGTGACTACAGAAGAACTTCCCGTTGAACAAGAGCATACAGTAGAGACGGGAGTGAAACTACAGAAAGCAAGTGTTGTCTTAGTTGATGTAAATAAAGTGTCATCCGAGCCCGAAGTTGAGGCAGAAGGTTCATTAGCTGATGACGAAGATGCATCTGGTAAACCAGACAAAGAGGCTGAAGATTCTCAAGTCTCTCAGGATGAAGATTCCCAAGTGTCTCAAGATGAAACGGAAGGAAAGGAGTCATCAGGTCATGATAAGGACACAGATGAACCAGAGGAAACCCCAATGGTTGAAAAGAGAGTTCTAAGGGGAAGAACGGCAGTGTCCAAAGCAACACCCAAACGCAAATCTCAAAGGGTCAGCAAGAAAGCCGTGGAAGAAAGCACAGCACCACCACCCTCTGAGGAAGCTGAACCAGCAAATGAACAGAAAGAGACTGCTGAGGAAAGCTCAGAGGATGACGCTCCACAGACCGCTCAGAGAGTCCTCAGAGGTAGAACTGCAGCAGTCAAGGCCACTCCTAAACGCAAGTCCAAAAGAAGAAGCAGGAAAGTGGCCCAAACCGACAGCCAACAAACAactgagggagaggaagaagctgAGAAAGCAGCTGATGATGTTGAAATGCAGACAGAATCTACAACTGTTGTTGAGGAAATGCAGACAGAATCTACAACTGTTGTAGAGGAAAAAGACACCACAGAAGAGCCTACTAATGCACCTGAAGCTTCAGAGGAAATGCCTGCTGTAGATCAGACGGAGGAAAAACAGGTAGTGTCTGAAGTGTCTCCAGTTGTTGCAGCGGACGAAGAGACTGCAAAAGATGAAGGAAATCAAGAAATGCAGTCTGATGAAGCAGCAAAAGAAACTGAAACCACAGAAAAAGAGATTGAAGAGACAACCACAGACACAGTTCCAGAAGCAATGGAGCAAGATACTAATGAAAATGTGGACAAACCAGAAGAAGTAATAACAGTGGAGGAGGCGGAGGGTGGTGAAAAAACAGATGCAGATGAACAGATGGAAGAAGCTGTAGCTATGGAAGGAAAGGAATCTGAAAATCAAGTGACAACAGAAGAACCTACAGTTGAAGAGCAGACAATAGAGACAAGTGTGAAACTGCAGAAAGCAACTGTTGTCTTAGTTGATGTAAATAAAGTGACCTCCGAGCCCGAAGTTGACGCAGAAGGTCCATTAGCTGATGACGAAGATGTATCTGGTGAACCAGACAAAGAGGCTGAAGATTCTCAAGTCTCTCAGGATGAAGATTCCCAAGTGTCTCAAGATGAAACAGAAGGAAAGGAGTCATCAGGTCATGAGAAGGACACAGATGAACCAGAGGAAACCCCATCGGTTGAAAAGAGAGTTCTAAGGGGAAGAACGGCAGTGTCCAAAGCAACACCCAAACGCAAATCTCAAAGGGTCAGCAAGAAAGCCGTGGAAGAAAGCACAGCACCACCACCCTCTGAGGAAGCTGAACCAGCAGAAGAACAGAAAGAGACTGCTGTGGAAAGCTCAGAGGATGACGCTCCACAGACCTCTCAGAGAGTCCTCAGAGGTAGAACTGCAGCAGTCAAGGCCACTCCTAAACGCAAATCCAAAAGAAGAAGCAGGAAAGTGGCCCAAACCGACAGCCAACAAACAactgagggagaggaagaagctgAGAAAGCAGATGATGATCAACAAGTCAAAGCAGCTGATGATGTTGAAATGCAGACAGAATCTACAACTGTTGTTGAGGAAATGCAGATTGAATCTACAACTGTTGTAGAGGAAAAAGACACCACAGAAGAGCCTACTAATGCACCTGAAGCATCAGAGCCTGCAGTAGATCAGACAGAGGAAAAAGAGGCAGTGTCTGAAGAGTCTCCAGTTGTTGCAGTGGACGAAGAGACTGCAAAAGTTGAGGAAGCTCAAGAAATGCAGTCTGATGAAGCAGCCCAAGAAACTGAAACCACAGAAAAACAGATTGAAGACATAACCACAGACATAGTTCCAGAAGCAACGGAGCAAGATACTAATGCAAATGTGGACAAACCAGAAGAAGTAATAACAGTGGAGGAGGCGGAGGGTGGTGAAAAAACAGATGCAGATGAACAGATGGAACAAACAGTAGATGTGGAGGAAAAGGAATCTGAAAATCAAGTGACAACAGAAGAATCTCCAGTTGAAGAAGAGCAGACAATAAAGATAGGAGTGAAACTGCAGAAAGCAACTGTTGTCTTAGTTGATGTAAATAAAGTGGCCTCCCACCCTGAAATTGAGGCAGAAGGTTCATTAGCTGATGACAAAGATGTATCTGGTAAACCAGACAAAGAGGCTGAGGATTCTCAAGTCTCTCAGGATGAAGATTCCCAAGTGTCTCAAGATGAAACAGAAGGAAAGGAGTCATCAGGTCATGATAAGGACACAGATGAACCAGAGGAAAACCCAACGGTTGAAAAGAGAGTTCAAAGGGGAAGAACGGCAGTGTCCAAAGCAACACCCAAACGCAAATCTCAAAGGGTCAGCAAGAAAGCCGTGGAGGAAAGCACAGCATCACCACCATTAGAGGAAGCTGAACCAGCAGAAGAACAGAAAGAGACTGCTGTGGAAAGCTCAGAGGATGACGCTCCACAGACCTCTCAGAGAGTCCTCAGAGGTAGAACTGCAGCAGTCAAGGCCACTCCTAAACGCAAGTCCAACAGAAGAAGTAGGAAAGTGGCCCAAACCGACAGCCAACAAACAactgagggagaggaagaagctgAGAAAGCAGAAGATGATCAACAAGTCAAAGCAGATGATGATGTTGAAATGCAGACTGAATCTACAACTGTTGTTGAGGAAAAAGACACCACAGAAGAACCTTCTACTGCACCTGAAGCATCAGATGAAATGCCTGCTGTAGATCAGATGGAGGAAAAAGAGACCGTGTCTGAGATTGCAAAAGATGAGGAAAGTCAAGAAATGCAGTCTGATACAACAGCCAAAGAATCCGAAACGACAGAAAAACAGATTGAAGACTTGACTACAGACACCGTTCCAGAAGCAATGGAGCaagatgctaatgaaaatgtggaAAAATTGGAGAAAGAAATAACAGTAGAGGAGGCGGAGAGTGGTGAAAAAACAGATGCAGTTGAACAGATGGAAAAGGAAGCTGAACCAGCAGAAGAAAAGAAGACTGCTGAGGAGAACTCAGAGGATGAAGCTCCACAGACATCTCAAAGAGTCCTCAGAGGAAGAGCAACAGCAGTCAAGGCCACTCCCAAACGCAAATCCAACAGAAGGAGCAGGAAGAAAGTGGCCCAAACTGACAGCCAACAAACAaccgagggagaggaagaagctgACAAAGCAGAAGAACCTACTCAACCCAGTGATGCACCTGAAGCTTCAGAGGAAATCCCTCCACAGGACGTTTCTGAGTCAGAGAGTCAAGTGGAATTGCCTGAAGATAAAAATGAAACTGCACCTGCAATAGATGAGCCTGAGCGTAAAGAAGCAATGTCTGAAGAGGCTCCAGCTGTTGCAGGGGACGAAGCTCAAAGTTCAGAAATGCCACCTGATGATGCAGCCAAAGAAACTGAAGCCAAATTGGATGCAGAACCTCAGATTGAAGACATAACCACAGACACAGTTCCAGAAGCAATGGGGCAAGACGGTAATGAAAATGTGGACACACCAGATGAAGATAAAACCATAGCGGAGGTAGAGAGTGGTGACAAAACAGATGCAGATGAACAGATGGAAGAAGCCGTACCTGTGGAGGAAAAGCAATCTGAGAATCAAACCACAACAGAGGAAGCTCCAGTTAACGAAGACCAGACAACCGACAAAGATGCATCTAGTGAGCAGGACAAAGAGGCTGAGGATTCTCAAGCCTCTCAGGATGAAGGTTCTCAAGCCTCTCAAGATGAAACCGAAGGAAAGGAGTCATCAGATCACGGTATGGAGACAGATGAACCAGAGGAAACCCCAATAGTTGAAAAGAGAGTTCTAAGGGGAAGAACGGCAGTGTCCAAAGCAACACCCAAACGCAAATCTCAAAGGGTCAGCAAGAAAGCTGTGGAAGAAGCTGAACCAGCAGAAGAACAGAAAGAGACTGCTGAGGAAAGCTCAGAGGATGAAGCTCCACAGACCTCTCAGAGAGTCCTCAGAGGTAGAACTGCAGCAGTCAAGGCCACTCCTAAACGCAAGTCCAACAGAAGAAGCAGGAAAGTGACCCAGACCGACAGCCAACAAACAactgagggagaggaagaagctgAGAAAGCAGATGATCAACAAGTCAAAGCAGATGATAATCTTGAAATGCAAACTGAATCTACAACTGTTGTAGAGGAAAAAGACACCACAGAAGAGCCTACTAATGCAACTGAAGCATCAGAGCCTGCAGTAGATCAGACAGAGGAAAAAGAGGCAGTGTCTGAAGAGTCTCCAGTTGTTGCAGTGGACGAAGAGACTGCGAAAGATGAGGAAAGTCAAGAAATGCAGTCTGATGAAGCAGCCCAAGAAACTGAAACCACAGAAAAACAGATTGAAGCCATAACCACAGACACAGTTCCAGAAACAGTGGAGCaagatgctaatgaaaatgtggaacatttggaagaagaaaaaacagtagaggaggcagagagtggtGAAAAAACAGATGCAGTTGAACAGATGGAAAAGGAAGCTGAACCAGCAGAAGAAAAAGAGACTGCTGAGGAGAACTCAGAGGATGAAGCTCCACAGACATCTCAAAGGGTCCTCAGAGGAAGAGCAACAGCAGTCAAGGCCACTCCCAAACGCAAATCAAACAGAAGAAGCAGGAAAGTGGCTCAAACCGACAGCCAACAAACAactgatggagaggaggaagctGACAAGGAGGCTGAAAGTCAAGAAGCTAAAGCTGATGAAAATATTGACATAGAGCCTGAAACTGTTACCCAGGTTGAGGAAAAGGCCGTAGCTGAAAACgcagaagaaaaggaggaagtgGTAAAAGGGACAGTTGAGACTTCGGAAGATGAAGCTCCACAGACCTCTCAAAGAACCCTCAGAGGCAGAACTAAAGCTGTGAAAGCCACTCCAAAACGCAAGTCCagcagaagaagcagaagaaaagTCGACTATACAGAAGAAGaaccagaggaggaggatgaaatgGAACAGCTACCAGCAAATGAACAGAGTGGTGAATCCACCGTACCTACAGTGGCAGATGACACTGATACAGTTGAGGAAGATAAAGGGGACCAAGAAGAAGCAGCAAATGAAGAGCAGAGTATTCAGGAAGATATTGCAGATAAGAGTATGGTGTTAGAAATTTCTTCAGATGAAAACACCGGAGACAATGAGACACCAGGAGAGGCTATAGATGTTGATGCCCCCATTACTGAACAGCAAATTCAAGAGGGAGACACAGACGCCGTTTCTGAAAGTGTCGACAAAGAGGATGTAGAAAAGCCAAtggaggatgagggggagagcACTGAACAGCTTGGTGACACACCAGGTAAAGAAGATCCTGCAGTGACAGACGAAATTGACATGGCAGCAGATGAAGTTACCGCAGAAGAACCCTCTCCTGAGAAGGAAGATCTTTCAGCCCAGACTGTAGAGGACAAAGACACAGCTGGTGACACTGATAACACTGTTCCTCAAACAGAAAAACAGGATGAGGAGGCTGTCTCTCAGGACGAGGATTCTCAAGTCTCTCAGGATGAGGATTCTCAAGTCTCTCAGGATGAAACGGAAGTAAAGGAGTCATCAGATCATGATATTGAGGCAGATGAACCAGAAGAGACGTCAGCAACTGAAACAAGAGTCTTGAGAGGTAGAACAAAAGCAGTGAAGGCCACTCCCAAACGCAAGTCCTCCCGAAGAGGCAGAAGAAGTACACGCAGAACCAAGGCTCAGGAATCTGAAGATGAGGCTGAAGAGCCTGAAAAGGTTGAGTCTCCAACACCTGTGGAACAGTCCGAAGATCAGGCGCCAACTCCAGCAGTAGAGGAAGAAGGTGCCGCAGAGATTCAGGCCACACAAGAAGAAGAGAAACTGACTGAGGAGGAACAGAGCACCGAAGCCACTGAACATGTGGAAGAGACCGTGGCTGAAGAAGCTTGTGCTGATGAAAATGCACCAGAAGAGGCCAGCGCAGGTGAAGCTAATCTTGATCAACAACAAAAGTCAGCAGCAGCTGATGAGGAGCAAGCAGAAGATTTGCTTACTGAGAATGTTGAGACCAACAGTGATGGTGACCAGGCAGAAGTGGCAGCAGAGGTGGTTGCAGATGGCGAATTGAAAACAGACACGAATGATATTACAGAGGAAAAAGCGGAACAGGAGGCAGTGGCTGAAGCTGAGACCTCTCCTGAAGGGAAGAGCGAAATGGCACCAATCAGCTCCGACCCAGAAGACGACACCACAAAGACCCAGAAAGCAAAACCAAAAAGAAAACGAAGAGCAGCTAGGTCAACACGGCGACAGTCAAAACGTGTCCGAAAACAGGAGGAAGATGAGCCAGAGGAAGAAGAGCCAGAGGAAGAAGAGCCAGAGGAAAAGGACGATGTTCTCAACAAAAGCATAGAATCTGACACACCCATACCAGAAGAACCTGTTACACAAGACGTGGAAGAAGAAAGATCTGAGCAGATGGCTCATTCCACAAAAGAGTCAGACCAAGCAGAGGAACCTCAGGATAATTGTGAGGCACAAGAGCAAGAAGTCACGGAGGAAGCCAGCAGTCTCAATGAAGAAAAAGTAGATGAAGATGAACTTCCTCCAGTAGTCGAAACAACAACTGATGCTGAAGTGCAAAATGAGGGACACGGAGATGAAAAGGGAAAAGATGATGccacagaggaagaagagaattcGGATGCAGAACCCAGctcagagaaagagaatgaacagGAAACGACAGAAACACCTGCTGAGGAAGCAGCTGAAGAGGCAGGAGTAGAACAAGCTGAAGCCAGTGCAGTAGAGAACAGTGAGGCCAATACAGAGAGCGTAGAGACCGAAGGGGACGAACAGATCAGCAACAATACTCCAGACACGAAAGAGGCTGCAGTGGAGGAAGAGATGGCTGAGGAAGATGACAGTTCTGAGGAGGAGGATGTGCTTGAACTGAGAGGCAGGTCAGTCATCCAAACACCAGCCAAGCACTCCAAGAAAAGGGCCGTAGAAAAAGAGACCAATGTGGCAAAAACAACAGATAAAAGTACTGGGGAAGATGACAGTtctgaggaggaggatgtgatTGAACTGAGAGGCAGGTCAGTCATCCAATCACCAGCCAAACACTCCAAGAAAAGGGCCATAGAAAAAGATTTAGATGTGGAGACGCCGGCAGGCAAAAGTACTAGGGAAAAGGCTCAGGGGAAAAAGAGGGCAAAGGTTGAGGTTGATGTTACACCTGTGCGGCGATCTTCCCGCAAAAAGTAA